The DNA window AGTTCAACACCTTATATTACCATTTTGTACAACAATTTACAATGATACATAATAAAACAGATAAATGATTTCACAGTGATTatgcatacatatatgtatagctGGCAAATGGGTTTACATACATACCTTTTCTTtggataaatatttttctttagtCGGTGACAACACTTTTTCTAGAATACTCTTCGAACTAGCCAATATGATGTCCTTGACATCTTTTACACTAGATGGTGATTTATCTTTATTGCATTGATCATGATCTTGATTCTCAGTATTCAAGCTCAAATGTAATCTATTTCTTAATGAATCAATATTAGCATCCTCTTTTTTGTTATCAAATGGATTCGACctgtgaaataaataaatttgtaatttctCTGGACTAGCTGTTCAGACTACACAGTCAACATACCGTCTGATGTTATCTATTTTATTGCTCTTAAGCTCCATTTGATCTTTCTTAtgcaaattgattatttcttgaCTAAATAATTGTACACTCACATCTGAATTATTGTCTGTATTAAATCTACCAATCATGTAAGAAGACTCATCTGTGGTTTTACCTATCTGATGTACCTACAAACATGGAATAAATTTCTTAACCAAAAGAATGATATGTGAAAGAACTAAATAAGATATATTGTAAGCAGATTAGttgtgtgcgagaacccgatggtcgtAACGTGTCAAGAAGTTTATTCGGGATCAGGACGGGTTCTACAACATTTCGGGATTTTCCAGAATATTAGAGAATcaggaaattttcgaaaactcGTCCTGATACCGAATAAAATCTTCGACGTGGCCCGATCATCGGATACCCGACATATTCAGGTTCTCGTACACCTCTACAGGTAGGACATATAATGTATATTATATGTGTATACATTATGTTACATGATAACAAGTTGTGTTGTTATTGATTACCTCTAACTCATGACCAGTGAAATGTGCTCTCAACTGATATAAATACGTCATTACAGCTAACTTGTCAGGTACAGTTAATATATCCATATCTGCTGGTTCTATAACTCTAGGTATACCAAGGGCTTCACCAGCATCAAATGCTTTCTTACAGTTACCTTTCACATCGTGTGGTAATAGTGAATCTATGTCTCTGCAATGTTTTATTCAACAGAAACAAATGAATATACGTCAACAATGtataaatagaacaaataaataaGATATTTGACGAACTGCCAAAGTTAACAATTGTAACCTTAGTGTACCTTTGTTTTCTATAGGAAATATAGAAATGTTTGTTCACCAATTTTTAATATCAAAAAtatgagatatatatatatatacatgtataaaatTCAATATAATATTGCTATAACTTTACGTACATAAGATCTGGTCTAAAATGATGTATGATTGCACAAAATGCCATTCCATTTCTCCAAGATGTCGTAAGATTAGTAACTTTGACACCAGGATAATCTTTAGTTACATCCTTACACCATTCCAATAAATCCTGGCCTGGTGTAATCTCTTTTAATCTAGGAATAGTAACATCGTTCCTTGTTAGTTCTAATGGTTGTAATGGTAATCTCAGTGTAATGTGTTCAATGTTTTTACTACAAACAAATGACAAGTTTGTTAGAAACTGTATCGAAAAATGTTGATGGTATTAATATTAGTGTTACATGTAAATTCCACATGATTGAACATAGGATTTTTAACATACTCGTTTTCAACGGCAACACTGTCTTTCAAAGATGATTTATCCTTAAAGGAATCAACAATGCCTGTTAGACTAATATCACGAATGAAGTGGTCATTATCATTTACAGGTGTAGTATTGTCCTTTGATAAACTTGCCACTGTTAAATGGACAACAGCATTATTATATTAGCCTCCACATGTGCGAACATATGCTTACTACAGTCTTACCACTTATCGGAGTGCTAGGTAATTCGCTTTCGGTAAGACTACTTGTCATTAAATCAAGTTGTGCAGAAATATCTAGAATCTCGTCAAGATTTTTCACAGATACTTCCTCAACGTCCTCAGGTATATCCTCATTATCAAAATCGTCTAATGGTGCTATATCGCTGTTATTGTTAACTGACATTAAACTAGCCATACTCTGCATGTCCTCATCTCTGATAAAAGAAATTATGATATTAGATGTAAAATAAACCTTATTGATCCtacataaaatttgcaattttaagaTTATCTTACGTCGCTTTTCCTTCTCTCAAGAAGACACAAGATAAAGTACATTCTAACGAAGCGCTAACAATCTTTTTCGATGTTGGCTTCAAATCTAATTTAAGTTGTTGTTGACTAGATTCTAAAGTCGCGTACtttttcatatttatatttgtGGCAGCCACATGCCGCCTTTTACCGGTGGGAGAAACCTATTGCATATAATATTAACATGAGTATTTCTCAAATACTTGATACATCTAAAATCTCATATAAGCCTTGTCTCTTACATCCTCGATTACAAATGTCCAATCTTTATCTTCTAACTCATGAGTTCGTGGATCTTTGAATAAAGTTACAGACACAGCATGATTGTCAGGAACAGCCCAACTAATGACACCTTTTAGTGGATCACTTAAATTTGGTTCCCAA is part of the Halictus rubicundus isolate RS-2024b chromosome 3, iyHalRubi1_principal, whole genome shotgun sequence genome and encodes:
- the Ehbp1 gene encoding eps15 homology domain containing protein-binding protein 1 isoform X3; translation: MSSVWKRLQRVNKRAAKFQFTVSYHEVTLETTTKWKPNKLSVVWTRRSRRVTSEPLDWEPNLSDPLKGVISWAVPDNHAVSVTLFKDPRTHELEDKDWTFVIEDVSPTGKRRHVAATNINMKKYATLESSQQQLKLDLKPTSKKIVSASLECTLSCVFLREGKATDEDMQSMASLMSVNNNSDIAPLDDFDNEDIPEDVEEVSVKNLDEILDISAQLDLMTSSLTESELPSTPISVASLSKDNTTPVNDNDHFIRDISLTGIVDSFKDKSSLKDSVAVENDKNIEHITLRLPLQPLELTRNDVTIPRLKEITPGQDLLEWCKDVTKDYPGVKVTNLTTSWRNGMAFCAIIHHFRPDLIDIDSLLPHDVKGNCKKAFDAGEALGIPRVIEPADMDILTVPDKLAVMTYLYQLRAHFTGHELEVHQIGKTTDESSYMIGRFNTDNNSDVSVQLFSQEIINLHKKDQMELKSNKIDNIRRSNPFDNKKEDANIDSLRNRLHLSLNTENQDHDQCNKDKSPSSVKDVKDIILASSKSILEKVLSPTKEKYLSKEKDATDKGSRDSTEYQSVSSPHREQRSQHPLVSRHDELRERARQLLEQARNQTKSAGLVSAAASPIESQNDDERQQQLRERARRLIAEVKMGVNVSSNQTNDDNNSDRRSIDDQNNSPRRSITPSTPGDRFSTKSEYNGNILGTPSVIDSDKKTGSPLYSFSKIIERISPDKTSPDGTSYTLRGLGKDMTSYIQNELEALEREQTQIDIQAGKLEKQLRAAMESDNEEETERLMSLWFTLVNKKNALLRRQMQLNILEKEDDLERRFELLNRELRSILAVEDSRKTSEQKMRENLLLEELVSIVNKRDELVHHLDTQERAIEDDDEIERDLSRAGLAQRNKNCVIQ
- the Ehbp1 gene encoding eps15 homology domain containing protein-binding protein 1 isoform X2, encoding MSSVWKRLQRVNKRAAKFQFTVSYHEVTLETTTKWKPNKLSVVWTRRSRRVTSEPLDWEPNLSDPLKGVISWAVPDNHAVSVTLFKDPRTHELEDKDWTFVIEDVSPTGKRRHVAATNINMKKYATLESSQQQLKLDLKPTSKKIVSASLECTLSCVFLREGKATDEDMQSMASLMSVNNNSDIAPLDDFDNEDIPEDVEEVSVKNLDEILDISAQLDLMTSSLTESELPSTPISVASLSKDNTTPVNDNDHFIRDISLTGIVDSFKDKSSLKDSVAVENELKEITPGQDLLEWCKDVTKDYPGVKVTNLTTSWRNGMAFCAIIHHFRPDLIDIDSLLPHDVKGNCKKAFDAGEALGIPRVIEPADMDILTVPDKLAVMTYLYQLRAHFTGHELEVHQIGKTTDESSYMIGRFNTDNNSDVSVQLFSQEIINLHKKDQMELKSNKIDNIRRSNPFDNKKEDANIDSLRNRLHLSLNTENQDHDQCNKDKSPSSVKDVKDIILASSKSILEKVLSPTKEKYLSKEKNKSPPRVPQVQQRPILMTRRQLTDPFGSDEEEENMQIVDEKWSQSVSVNKLQSPVRDDATDKGSRDSTEYQSVSSPHREQRSQHPLVSRHDELRERARQLLEQARNQTKSAGLVSAAASPIESQNDDERQQQLRERARRLIAEVKMGVNVSSNQTNDDNNSDRRSIDDQNNSPRRSITPSTPGDRFSTKSEYNGNILGTPSVIDSDKKTGSPLYSFSKIIERISPDKTSPDGTSYTLRGLGKDMTSYIQNELEALEREQTQIDIQAGKLEKQLRAAMESDNEEETERLMSLWFTLVNKKNALLRRQMQLNILEKEDDLERRFELLNRELRSILAVEDSRKTSEQKMRENLLLEELVSIVNKRDELVHHLDTQERAIEDDDEIERDLSRAGLAQRNKNCVIQ
- the Ehbp1 gene encoding eps15 homology domain containing protein-binding protein 1 isoform X1; the protein is MSSVWKRLQRVNKRAAKFQFTVSYHEVTLETTTKWKPNKLSVVWTRRSRRVTSEPLDWEPNLSDPLKGVISWAVPDNHAVSVTLFKDPRTHELEDKDWTFVIEDVSPTGKRRHVAATNINMKKYATLESSQQQLKLDLKPTSKKIVSASLECTLSCVFLREGKATDEDMQSMASLMSVNNNSDIAPLDDFDNEDIPEDVEEVSVKNLDEILDISAQLDLMTSSLTESELPSTPISVASLSKDNTTPVNDNDHFIRDISLTGIVDSFKDKSSLKDSVAVENDKNIEHITLRLPLQPLELTRNDVTIPRLKEITPGQDLLEWCKDVTKDYPGVKVTNLTTSWRNGMAFCAIIHHFRPDLIDIDSLLPHDVKGNCKKAFDAGEALGIPRVIEPADMDILTVPDKLAVMTYLYQLRAHFTGHELEVHQIGKTTDESSYMIGRFNTDNNSDVSVQLFSQEIINLHKKDQMELKSNKIDNIRRSNPFDNKKEDANIDSLRNRLHLSLNTENQDHDQCNKDKSPSSVKDVKDIILASSKSILEKVLSPTKEKYLSKEKNKSPPRVPQVQQRPILMTRRQLTDPFGSDEEEENMQIVDEKWSQSVSVNKLQSPVRDDATDKGSRDSTEYQSVSSPHREQRSQHPLVSRHDELRERARQLLEQARNQTKSAGLVSAAASPIESQNDDERQQQLRERARRLIAEVKMGVNVSSNQTNDDNNSDRRSIDDQNNSPRRSITPSTPGDRFSTKSEYNGNILGTPSVIDSDKKTGSPLYSFSKIIERISPDKTSPDGTSYTLRGLGKDMTSYIQNELEALEREQTQIDIQAGKLEKQLRAAMESDNEEETERLMSLWFTLVNKKNALLRRQMQLNILEKEDDLERRFELLNRELRSILAVEDSRKTSEQKMRENLLLEELVSIVNKRDELVHHLDTQERAIEDDDEIERDLSRAGLAQRNKNCVIQ